The Thermasporomyces composti region CCTCCCAGCCGGCGGCGGACAACGGCGTCGCCAGGGCGGAGCCCATGGCCCCGGCGCCCAGGATCGTCACGGTCCCCGGCATCACGCCGGCTCCTTCGTCGACGCCGCCCGCAGCTTCTCGTCGAGCTGCTCGAGCTTGCGCACCTTGGGCGCCGACCGTCCGCCCTCGAACTCGGAGGCGAGCCAGGCGTCCACGATGCTGCGAGCGAGCTCGGGCCCCACGGTTCGGGCGCCGATCGTGAGCACCTGGGCGTTGTTGGACTTGCGCGCCCGCTCCGCGCTGTAGGTGTCCGCGGCCTGCGCGGCGCGCACCCCTGGCACCTTGTTGGCGGCGATGGCCATGCCGATCCCGGTGCCGCAGAGCAACAGAGCGCGATCGTACGTACCCGCTGCGACACGGGTCGCCACCTCGTACGCGACGTCGGGGTAGTCGACTTTGGTGTCCGCGGACTCGGGTCCGAACAGGTCCACCTCGTAGCCCCGGGCCCGCAGGTGGTCGGCGAGGAGCTCGCGGAGGGTGACCGCGGCCTCGTCGTTACCGAGGGCGATGCGCTTGCGGTCGGTCAAGGCACACTCCTGTTCACTTTTGCGGCGGTTGATCTCACGTCACTCTACGGTCGAGGACGAGAGTTCTAACATCGTCGATGATAAAAACTTGTATCGCAAGGGTTGCTTGTGAGACGTCGCTTATCTAGCGTTCACCTCACCGTCACGTGACGGGGTGCGGCGAGCGACGCATCGCTCGGCGCGGAGGCGTCCAAGCCTGGTCACTGTGGGAGGTGGTCTGGTTGCCCTCGGCACTCGAGGTGCGCGGGCTCGCCAAGAGCTTCGGGGGCGTTCCGGTCCTGCGAGGCGTCTCGTTCGCCGTGCGCGCGGGGACACTGACCGTCCTGGCCGGCGAGAACGGCGCGGGCAAGTCGACGTTGATGAAGATCGTCACCGGCCAGCTCGCGCCGGACCAGGGCGAGGTGTGGGTCCAGGGCGAGCGACTCTCGCAGGCCGACCCGAGGGCGGCGCGCGCGCTCGGCGTCGGCATCGTGCCGCAGGAGCTGGCGCCGTACCCGGACCTCACCGTCTACGAGAACCTCTTCGTCGGCCGGGAGCTGCGCACCCGGGCCGGCCTCCTCGACCGGCGTCGGATGATCGCCGAGGCGCGTCGCATGCTCGCCGTCTTCGACGTCGACATCGATCCGCGGGTGCGCATGGGTCGCCTGTCGGTCGCGCTGACCCAGCTGGTCGAGATCGCCAAGGCGACCACCTGGGGTGCGAAGGTCCTCCTGCTGGACGAGCCCACCTCGGCGATCCCCGACCGGGAGGTCGCGCGGCTGCACGCGGTCGTGCGCAAGCTCAAAGACCAGGGCGTGGCGATGGTCTACACCACCCACCGCATGGCCGAGATCGAGGAGCTGGCCGACCACGTGGTCGTCCTCCGCGACGGGCAACTCGTCCTTGACGAGCCGGCGAGCCAGACCACGGAGCAGTCCATCGTCCGGGCCATGATCGGGCGTGACCTCGACGCCCTGTTCCCGACGGTGGCGCCTCCCCAGGACGAGGTGGCGCTCGAGGTCCGCGACCTGGCGCTCGAACGCAACGCGCCAGGTGTGACATTCAACGTCCGACGTGGTGAAATCCTCGGGATCGGCGGCCTCGTCGGCGCGGGCCGGACCGAGCTGCTCGAGGCGCTGTTCGGCATCCGCCGCTCCGCTCGGGGTGAGGTCGTCGTCGCGGGGAAGCCCGTCCGACGGAACGCTCCGGCCGAGAGCATCCGGGCGGGGGTCGCGCTCGTGCCCGAGGACCGCAAGGGCGCCGGGCTGGTGCTCAGCCGCTCCGTCCTGGACAACGGGAGCCTGCCTCACCTGTCGTCCTTCACCACCATCGGGTGGATCAGGAGCCGCCGCCGGCGCGGCGCGGTCAAGGCGGCCACCGAGCGGGTCGCCCTGCGCTCGCGCGGCATGGACCAGCTCGCCGGCACGCTCTCCGGCGGGAACCAGCAGAAGCTCGTCCTCGCCCGGTGGCTCACCCACGACACCAAGGTCCTGCTCCTCGACGAGCCCACCCGCGGCGTCGACGTCGGCGCTCGGGGAGAGATCTACCGCATCATCCGCGACCTCGCCGCGGCCGGGCTGGCCGTGGTGCTGGTCAGCTCCGACATGCCCGAGCTCATCGGCTTGAGCCATCGGGCGCTCGTCCTACGCGGAGGCCAGGTGGCCGGGGAGCTCTCCCGCGCCGACCTGGACCGGGAAGACGTCCAGGAAGTCATGTTCCGCCTCGCCAGCGGACAGCAGACGACCGCCGGGGAGGGGGGAGCGGCGGCATGACGCCCACCTCGCTTCGACGAATCGACGACGACATCGCCCCAGGGAGCCACCTGTGACTACGACGCAGACGCAGACTCGGCCGGAGGCTCCAAGGCCTGTGGAGGAGCAGGCCAAGCCGGCCCTGTTGAGCGCAGCTCGTCTCCAGGACCTGCTGATTCGCAACGCCATGGTGGTCGTGCTGCTGCTCGTGATGGCCTACTTCAGCTACGAGAGCGCGCGGTTCGCCACCGTGGCGAACGTCCGAACGATCCTCATCGCCGCCGCGCCGTTCGCGCTCGTCGCGCTGGGGCAGACCCTCGTCATCCTCACGGGTGGCATCGACCTGTCCGTCGGCAGCGTCATCGCGGTGAGCGCCATGACGGCGGCGAAGATCGTGCTGGGCCACCCCGAGCGGCTCTGGCTGGCGCTCGGTGCCGCGATCGCGGTGGGCATCCTGTGCGGCCTCATCAACGGGTTGCTGGTGAGCCGACTCAACGTGCCGCCGTTCGTCGCGACACTCGGCATGATGACCGCCGCCTCTGGCGCGGCGTTCGTCATCGGTGACGGCGCACCGATCAACGGCCTCCCCGCGGAGTTCGGGCGGATCGCGAACACCCGGGTGCTCGGCTTCCCGGCACCCGTGTGGGTCATGCTCGTCGGGTTCGCGATCGTCGCCCTCGTCATGCACCGCACGTCCTTCGGGCTGCGGGTCTACGCGGTCGGCGGCAACCGCACCGCCGCCGAGGTGGCCGGCGTCAACGTGCGACGGACCCTCACCACCGTCTACGTCGTGAGCGGGGCGCTCGCGGGCATCTCGGGTGTGATCCTCGCCTCGCGGGTCATCTCCGGCCCGCCCACGCTCGGGCAGGGCTACGAGCTGGACGCGATCGCGGCCGTCGTCATCGGTGGCGCGAGCCTCATGGGTGGCCGGGGAACGGTGTGGGGGACCGCGCTCGGCCTCCTGCTCATCCAGACCCTCAACAACGGCCTCGACCTGCTGGTCGTCCCCGCCTACTGGCAGCAGGTCATCAAGGGCGTGCTCATCGCCGCGGCTGTCGCCGTCGACATGTGGGCGACGAAGCGGCGAAGCACTTGACACACCTCACCACAGTCGTCCCCGGCAGTGGCGAACGGTCCGGTGGCACCAGCCAGCAGGGGCCATCGGCGGCGCCGCCAGTGCGGCGGGGCGGGGCGAGTCGAACCCATCTGCAGTGGCACTAACGGAGAAGGAGACCCGAATGCTGCGGAAGATGATCCGAAGGGGGGTCGTCGCTCTGGGCACGGTGCTCGTCCTCGTCGCGGCAGCTGCCTGCGGCGCCGGAGACGAGACCGCCCGGGGCGCGGACGGCGGGGGCAAGATCCGCGTTGGCGTGACCGTCTATGACATGTCCTCGTTCATCACGCAGGGCCAGGAGGGCATGCGCGCCTACGCCAAGGCCAATGACATCGAGCTGCTCTGGAACTCGGCCGGCGGTGACGTCGCCACCCAGGCCAACCAGGTCGAGCAGCTCATCAACCAGGGCGTGGACGCCATCATCATCGTCCCCGTCCAGGCCGACTCGCTTGGGCCGCAGATCCAGATGGCCAAGGACGCCGGAATTCCGGTCATCGCGGTGAACACGACCCTGTCGAACGAGGAGGGCCTGGCCTCCGCCGTGCTGCCCGACGACGTCGCCGCCGGCCGTCAGGAGATGGAGATGATGGCCAAGGAGCTCGGCGGCAAGGGCAACATCGTCATCCTCCAGGGTCCGCTCGGCTCCTCGCCGGAGCTCGACCGCACCAAGGGCATCGAGGAGGTGCTGAAGAAGTACCCCGACATCAAGGTGCTCGCCAAGGACACCGCGAACTGGAAGCGTGACGAGGCCGTCAACAAGGTCAAGAACTGGCTGTCCAGCTTCGGTGACGACATCGACGGCATCGTCTCGGAGAACGACGACATGGGGCTCGGCGCACTCCAGGCGCTCCAGGAGGCCGGGAAGAAGATCCCGATCGTGGGGATCGACGGCATCGAGGACGGCCTGCGCGCGGTCCAGCGGGGTGACTTCATCGGCTCGAGCCTGCAGCACGGCCGGGTCGAGCTGGCCGCTGGCCTGGCGGTGGCCAAGCGGATCGTCGAGGGCAAGCCGGTGGAGAAGAAGTACACCTACGTGATGCCCCCGATCACGCCGGACAACGTCGAGCAGTACCTGAAGAACGTGGTGACGGAGAAGGACGCCTTCCTCGAGCGGCTGCCCGAGCTCATCGAGCGGAACCTCGAGTCGGGCGACATCGCCAACGAGCAGTGAGAAGGCGAGCTGTGAGGAGGTGAGTGAGGGCAGGGTCGGCAGAATAGGGTCGCCGGCCCTGCCCTCAGGCGCCGTGCTCGCCTCCACCGGCTGTGACAGGGAGTGCTGACGACGATGGCCAGCAAGGTGAAGCGGCAACCGCGACGGCGGTCCGCGGCCGCCGGCGCCGCGTTGAACGGCGACCAGCCTGGCCTGGGCCAAGCCGAGCGTCACAACGCGATTGTCCAGCTCATCATGAGCCAGGGCACCGTGCGCACCGAGGAGCTGGCGGAACGCTTCGGCGTCAGCATGATGACGATCCACCGCGACCTGGACACCCTCGAAGCCCGCGGGCTGTTGCGCAAGTCGCGAGGGGTCGCGACCGCGGTGGCGACCAGCCTTGTTGAGGCCAGCACGGCGTACCGGATGACGCAGAACGTCCCGGAGAAGCGCGCGCTCGCGAGGGCGGCATTCGAGTTCGTCGAGCCCGGCCAAGCCATCATCATGGACGACTCGACGACCGGCCTCTTCCTCGCCGAGCTGCTCCCGCAGCGGCAGCCGATGAGCGTGATCACCAACTTCCAGATGGTGCTGAACGCGCTGAGCGGTAAGCCGGGGGTCACGCTGATCTCGCTCGGCGGTCAGTACTACCAGTGGTGTGACGCCTACATGGGCAACCTCACCATCAACGCGATGCGGGGGCTGCGGGCGGACGTGTTGTTCATGTCCACCTCGGCGATCACCGACGACGTCTGCTTCCACCAGGCGCACGACACCGTGCTGGTCAAGCGCGCGATGTTCGACTCCGCGAAACGGCGGATTCTCTACGTCGACCACACCAAGTTCCGCCGACGCGCCTTGCACGCACTGGTCGCGCTGAGTGAGTTCGACGTCGTCATCGTCGACGACAAGACTGATCCGGAAGATCTGCGCCGTCTCGAGCGGACCGGGGTGACCGTCGCCGTCGCGCAGACGAACCAGGAGGAGGATGCAGGATGATCGGCTCGTCCAAGCTCGGACCCGAGCAGCGTGCCGAGGCGTGGCGCCGACTCGACGGTGGTCAGTTCGACGTCCTCGTCATCGGGGGTGGCGTCACCGGTGCCGGGGTGGCGCTCGACGCGGCTACCCGAGGCTTGTCGGTCGCGCTCGTCGAGGCGCGCGACTTCGCGAGCGGGACGTCGTCCCGCTCGAGCAAGCTCTTCCACGGCGGCCTGCGCTACCTGGAGCAGCTCAACTTCTCCCTCGTCGCCGAGGCGTTGCGCGAACGCGACCTCATGCTCACGCGCATCGCTCCCCACCTGGTCAAGCCGGTGTCGTTCCTCTACCCGCTGACGCACCGGCTCTGGG contains the following coding sequences:
- a CDS encoding sugar ABC transporter ATP-binding protein, which produces MPSALEVRGLAKSFGGVPVLRGVSFAVRAGTLTVLAGENGAGKSTLMKIVTGQLAPDQGEVWVQGERLSQADPRAARALGVGIVPQELAPYPDLTVYENLFVGRELRTRAGLLDRRRMIAEARRMLAVFDVDIDPRVRMGRLSVALTQLVEIAKATTWGAKVLLLDEPTSAIPDREVARLHAVVRKLKDQGVAMVYTTHRMAEIEELADHVVVLRDGQLVLDEPASQTTEQSIVRAMIGRDLDALFPTVAPPQDEVALEVRDLALERNAPGVTFNVRRGEILGIGGLVGAGRTELLEALFGIRRSARGEVVVAGKPVRRNAPAESIRAGVALVPEDRKGAGLVLSRSVLDNGSLPHLSSFTTIGWIRSRRRRGAVKAATERVALRSRGMDQLAGTLSGGNQQKLVLARWLTHDTKVLLLDEPTRGVDVGARGEIYRIIRDLAAAGLAVVLVSSDMPELIGLSHRALVLRGGQVAGELSRADLDREDVQEVMFRLASGQQTTAGEGGAAA
- a CDS encoding substrate-binding domain-containing protein; translated protein: MLRKMIRRGVVALGTVLVLVAAAACGAGDETARGADGGGKIRVGVTVYDMSSFITQGQEGMRAYAKANDIELLWNSAGGDVATQANQVEQLINQGVDAIIIVPVQADSLGPQIQMAKDAGIPVIAVNTTLSNEEGLASAVLPDDVAAGRQEMEMMAKELGGKGNIVILQGPLGSSPELDRTKGIEEVLKKYPDIKVLAKDTANWKRDEAVNKVKNWLSSFGDDIDGIVSENDDMGLGALQALQEAGKKIPIVGIDGIEDGLRAVQRGDFIGSSLQHGRVELAAGLAVAKRIVEGKPVEKKYTYVMPPITPDNVEQYLKNVVTEKDAFLERLPELIERNLESGDIANEQ
- a CDS encoding DeoR/GlpR family DNA-binding transcription regulator; the protein is MASKVKRQPRRRSAAAGAALNGDQPGLGQAERHNAIVQLIMSQGTVRTEELAERFGVSMMTIHRDLDTLEARGLLRKSRGVATAVATSLVEASTAYRMTQNVPEKRALARAAFEFVEPGQAIIMDDSTTGLFLAELLPQRQPMSVITNFQMVLNALSGKPGVTLISLGGQYYQWCDAYMGNLTINAMRGLRADVLFMSTSAITDDVCFHQAHDTVLVKRAMFDSAKRRILYVDHTKFRRRALHALVALSEFDVVIVDDKTDPEDLRRLERTGVTVAVAQTNQEEDAG
- a CDS encoding RpiB/LacA/LacB family sugar-phosphate isomerase produces the protein MTDRKRIALGNDEAAVTLRELLADHLRARGYEVDLFGPESADTKVDYPDVAYEVATRVAAGTYDRALLLCGTGIGMAIAANKVPGVRAAQAADTYSAERARKSNNAQVLTIGARTVGPELARSIVDAWLASEFEGGRSAPKVRKLEQLDEKLRAASTKEPA
- a CDS encoding ABC transporter permease encodes the protein MTTTQTQTRPEAPRPVEEQAKPALLSAARLQDLLIRNAMVVVLLLVMAYFSYESARFATVANVRTILIAAAPFALVALGQTLVILTGGIDLSVGSVIAVSAMTAAKIVLGHPERLWLALGAAIAVGILCGLINGLLVSRLNVPPFVATLGMMTAASGAAFVIGDGAPINGLPAEFGRIANTRVLGFPAPVWVMLVGFAIVALVMHRTSFGLRVYAVGGNRTAAEVAGVNVRRTLTTVYVVSGALAGISGVILASRVISGPPTLGQGYELDAIAAVVIGGASLMGGRGTVWGTALGLLLIQTLNNGLDLLVVPAYWQQVIKGVLIAAAVAVDMWATKRRST